AAGGGCGTCAGCGGCCTGGCGATTTTGAGGAAACGCGCCGGATTCGCGAGGGCATGAAGGCTTGGCACAGATGCATCGATACGCAAGATTTTAGCGGGAATCTACTGGCGGTTTGCTTCACGACGTTTCCAGCGCGTGCTTTATTCCGCGGCGCGCAGTTCGCCCTCGCCATATTCGACATCCTCGGGCAGCGCCCAGAGCAAATCGTGCTTGGTCAGCACGCGTCCGTCATGCGCACGCACGTCGATCGGCCCGATCGGCCGCATGTCGCGCGCGTCGACCAAAACCGGGCTTGCCGGAAAGCCCGTCTCCCAGCGCTCGCCCCATTGCCGCAGCGCGAGCATCGTCGGCAACAACGCCGAACCCTTGTCGGTCAGCTGATAATGGATCTTGCGCCGGTCGGCGGGCATCGCGGTGCGCGTCAGGATACCATGATCGACCAGCCGTCCGAGCCGATTGGCCAGGATGTTGCGCGCGATCCCGAGCTCGGACTGGAATTCTTCGAAATGGTGCAGGCCGTTAAAGGCTGCACGCAAGATCATGAAACTCCAGCGTTCCCCCATCGCCTCGAGCGCAGCGGGGAGGCTGCAGCTTGCCAGATCCCGCAAGGGTTCGCGGAGTTTTCCATCCATAATCTGTCACCTTATCGCATTTTCGCCCGGCATGGGAATGAAATATACGTTTTCACTTGCAACTCGCATGTGCAGCATTTAAGTAGTGATTCGCAACTGAATAAATAAGGAGCCTCCCCATGATCCGCTTGCTCTCGCTCGCTGCTGCCGCATTGGTCTCGACCGCTTTGCTGAGCCCGATCGCGGTCCACGCCGCCGACACCGGCCCCTATTATGCGGCGACCCCGATTGCGGCGCCGGCCAAGACGACACTGATCACCAGCGGCACGGTGTGGAAGTGGAACACCACCGCGTTCACCGCCAACAAGGCAACCCAGCGCGACGCGATCATGTGCGAGCTGGTCGCAAAGACCACTGGTAAGCTGTCGGGCTTCACCGCAGGCGGCCAGTCCTTCGATGCGCCCGCACTCGAAAAGTGCAACGCCCGCGCCAAGTAAACATCCTCCCCGAGAGGCTGCTGCCCCTTCCGCGCCCGCGCGGGAGGGGCTTTTTCTTGGGGTATTTGCGCAAATATGTTGCAAAGCAGCGCCCTGCGACGCCATCTTGAGTGCGATATGCTGCGTCAGTACGAACTCGTCGATCGCGTCCTCGATTACGATCCCAACGCCAATGAGGCGCTGCTTAACCGCGCATACGTGTTTTCGATGCAAGCGCATGGCACCCAGAAGCGCGCCAATGGCGACCCGTATTTCAGCCATCCGATCGAAGTCGCCGGCATTCTGACCGACCTGCATCTCGATGACGAGACGATCGCGACCGCGATCCTGCACGACACGATCGAGGATACCGTCGCCACGCCCGAGGAGATCACGCGGCTGTTCGGGCCGAGCGTGGCGCGGCTGGTCGATGGCGTCACCAAGCTCAGCAAGATCGAGGCGCAGACCGAAAACGAGCGCGCCGCCGAGAATTTGCGCAAATTCCTGCTGGCGATGTCCGACGACATTCGCGTGCTGTTGGTCAAACTCGCCGACCGGCTGCACAACATGCGCACGCTCCACTTCATCAAAAGTGAGGACAAGCGTCGCCGCATCGCGCGCGAGACGATGGATATCTACGCGCCGCTCGCCGAGCGGATCGGCATGTACGAATTCATGAAGGAGATGCAGACGCTCGCCTTCGCCCAGCTCGAACCCGAAGCGTATGAATCGATTACGATCCGGCTCGCGCAGCTCAAGGAAGGTGGCGGCGACCGCATCGCCAAGATCGGCTCGGGCCTGAAATTGCTCCTATCCCGCGCCGGGATCGAAGCCGAGATTTCGGGTCGCGAGAAGCATCCTTATTCGATCTGGAAGAAGATGGCCGAGCGGCACATCAGCTTCGAACAGCTCTCCGACATCATGGCGTTCCGCGCGATCGTCCCGACCGAGGAAGCCTGTTACGCCGCGCTGGGGACGATCCACCGCCGCTGGCCGATGGTGCCGGGGCGGTTCAAGGATTACATCTCGACCCCCAAGCGCAACGGCTATCGCTCGCTCCACACCTCGGTGATCCACGCCGACAATACCCGCGTCGAAATCCAGATCCGCACCGCCGCGATGCATGAGGAAGCCGAAATCGGTCTCGCCGCGCACTGGGCGTACAAGCAAAACAAGGTCCGCCCCGACACGCAGCATAGCTGGATCACCGATCTGGTGGAGATCCTCGACACTGCCGAGTCGCCGGAGGAACTGCTCGAACATACCAAGATGGCGATGTACCAGGATCGCATCTTCGCCTTCACGCCGAAGGGCGAACTGCACCAATTGCCCAAGGGTGCCTCGCCGATCGACTTCGCCTACGCCGTCCACACCGATCTGGGCGATCAGGCGGTGGGGGCGAAGATCAACGGGCGCGTCGTCCCCTTACGCACGGTCATCGAAAACGGCGATCAGGTCCAGATTCTAAGATCGAAGGCGCAGGAGCCCCAGCCCGGCTGGATGAACTTTGCGATCACCGGCAAAGCGCGCGCCGCGATCCGCCGCCATTTGCGCCAGAAGGAACGCGACGAAACGCAGTCGCTTGGGCGCAAGATGTATGATGAGTTGGTCTCGCGCCTGCCCGCCCCGCTCGCCGCCAATGCAATGGCGGTGGCGCTGCAGCGGCTGAAGGTCCCCGACGAACTTGCCCTGCTCGAGGCAATCGCGCGGCGACGCATCCCCGATCGGGCGGTCATGGAGGCGCTGATGCCGGGATCGGCCGGAACGGACGCCTTGCGCGATCTGCCACCGCAATCCTCCGCCATTTCGATCCGCGGGCTGACCGCCGGGGTTGCCTTCGATCTGGCCGAATGTTGCCACCCAGTGCCCGGCGACCGCATCGTCGGCCTGCGTCGCCCCGACGCCGGGATCGAGGTGCATACCATTGATTGCCCCGTGCTCGCCTCTGCCGACGATGCCGATTGGGTCGATCTGTCATGGGGCGACAAGACCGAGGGCGCGACCGCGCGCATCTCGCTCGAGGTCAAGAACGAACCCGGCGCGCTGGGCACGATCGCGACGATCATCGGCGCGCAAAAGGCCAATATCGTCAATCTCCGGCTCGACAATCGCGACACCGGATTCCACACCAACACGATCGACATGGAAGTGCATGACGTCCACCATCTGATGCACGTCATCGGTGCGCTCCGCGCGGCAGATGCCGTCAACGCCGTGACGCGCGTCTGAACTTCCGCAGCCAGCCTCCGCGCGCAAGTTCATCATGACGCACGCGGACGGATTCGCTATGCCCGCGCAATGACCCGCCCAGCCCTCTCCGTCGTCATCCCCTGTTACAATGAGGCCGCCTGCCTCGACCTGCTGCACGCCCGCGTGTCAGCGGCGGCGCGGGCGGCGGTGGGCGAGGATTACGAGATCCTGTTCATCAACGACGGATCGAAGGATGACAGCTGGCCGGTGATGCAACGCCTCGCCGCCGCCGACCCGCGGCTGGTCGTCATCAATCTGTCGCGCAACCACGGCCATCAATTGGCGCTGACCGCCGGACTCGATCTGTGTTCGGGCGCGCAAATCCTGATCATCGATGCCGATCTGCAGGATCCGCCCGAATTGCTGGGCGACATGCGCGCAGCGATGACTGCAGCTCAGGCCGACGTGATCTATGCCGTGCGCCGCTCGCGTGAGGGCGAGACCTTGTTCAAGAAAGCCACCGCTGCCGCTTTCTATCGCTTGCTCGATCGCGTCACCGATACCGCGATCCCGCTCGACACCGGCGATTTCCGGCTGATGAGCCGGCGGGCGCTCGATGCGTTCCTGGCGATGCCCGAACAGGCGCGCTTCATCCGCGGGATGGTCGCCTGGGTCGGCTTTCGTCAAGTCCCCTTCCCGTATGACCGCGCCGA
Above is a genomic segment from Sphingomonas sp. HMP6 containing:
- a CDS encoding winged helix-turn-helix transcriptional regulator, with protein sequence MDGKLREPLRDLASCSLPAALEAMGERWSFMILRAAFNGLHHFEEFQSELGIARNILANRLGRLVDHGILTRTAMPADRRKIHYQLTDKGSALLPTMLALRQWGERWETGFPASPVLVDARDMRPIGPIDVRAHDGRVLTKHDLLWALPEDVEYGEGELRAAE
- a CDS encoding CC_3452 family protein; this translates as MIRLLSLAAAALVSTALLSPIAVHAADTGPYYAATPIAAPAKTTLITSGTVWKWNTTAFTANKATQRDAIMCELVAKTTGKLSGFTAGGQSFDAPALEKCNARAK
- a CDS encoding RelA/SpoT family protein, with product MLRQYELVDRVLDYDPNANEALLNRAYVFSMQAHGTQKRANGDPYFSHPIEVAGILTDLHLDDETIATAILHDTIEDTVATPEEITRLFGPSVARLVDGVTKLSKIEAQTENERAAENLRKFLLAMSDDIRVLLVKLADRLHNMRTLHFIKSEDKRRRIARETMDIYAPLAERIGMYEFMKEMQTLAFAQLEPEAYESITIRLAQLKEGGGDRIAKIGSGLKLLLSRAGIEAEISGREKHPYSIWKKMAERHISFEQLSDIMAFRAIVPTEEACYAALGTIHRRWPMVPGRFKDYISTPKRNGYRSLHTSVIHADNTRVEIQIRTAAMHEEAEIGLAAHWAYKQNKVRPDTQHSWITDLVEILDTAESPEELLEHTKMAMYQDRIFAFTPKGELHQLPKGASPIDFAYAVHTDLGDQAVGAKINGRVVPLRTVIENGDQVQILRSKAQEPQPGWMNFAITGKARAAIRRHLRQKERDETQSLGRKMYDELVSRLPAPLAANAMAVALQRLKVPDELALLEAIARRRIPDRAVMEALMPGSAGTDALRDLPPQSSAISIRGLTAGVAFDLAECCHPVPGDRIVGLRRPDAGIEVHTIDCPVLASADDADWVDLSWGDKTEGATARISLEVKNEPGALGTIATIIGAQKANIVNLRLDNRDTGFHTNTIDMEVHDVHHLMHVIGALRAADAVNAVTRV
- a CDS encoding glycosyltransferase family 2 protein, which encodes MTRPALSVVIPCYNEAACLDLLHARVSAAARAAVGEDYEILFINDGSKDDSWPVMQRLAAADPRLVVINLSRNHGHQLALTAGLDLCSGAQILIIDADLQDPPELLGDMRAAMTAAQADVIYAVRRSREGETLFKKATAAAFYRLLDRVTDTAIPLDTGDFRLMSRRALDAFLAMPEQARFIRGMVAWVGFRQVPFPYDRAERHAGETNYPLGKMIGLALDAVTGFSTAPLRFASHASVLLAGASLLLLFYIAWGFFEGAPVQGWTSTMLVVVVLSAAQMFVLGMIGEYLGRLYVESKRRPLYLVADVVGPVQGRATLGYRAEPIPTVRPEPVEGLLSAHPTAQEESSASTSSAQTEN